The Pseudomonas cucumis sequence TGGATTTTGTCCAGCGCCGCTTTGAGGGTGTCGTTGACCGGTAACTTGAGGTTGTCACCGAGCATCTTGTGAAAATGCGCGGCATGCTCATTGAGCGAACTGCTCACCTCGGCCTTGCTGCTGGTGTTTTTGCCCGACCCTACCAGCATTGCGGACAACACATCGGCTCGCAGCGCATCGTGCATCATGTCGGCTTCAAGGTGGTTGCGCAGCGCGGTCATGCTGACTTCATTGTCACTCACCGCTTCAGCCATCCGGATGTTGCCCAGATAACTGACCAGACTCACGATCAGGGCGGTGAGCAAACTGGTGCCGATCAACAGGATCAAACGTAATTTTATGGACACTCAATTAATCCCCATGGCGGCGTGTGTATGGTCAACTATTAGGGTTATCGACTGTTCCAACTGGTTACTTAAGCTTATTTTCACAAAAACCGATTTTTTACGACCTGCGGTACACCCTATCGCCTGGACCTTGTCATTCGGGTGACACAGCGGGCTCAATGCCCGCGAATGTAGTGCTCCAGTTGCCGAATCAAATCGGCCTGCTCGACGATGGCTTCCTTGACCAGATCGCCAATCGACAACAGCCCGATCAGTTCGCCGCTCTCCAGCACGGGCAGATGGCGCAAATGACTGTCGGTCATGACCTCCATGCAACGCTCGATGCTCTGCAGGCTGTCGGCGGTCACCACCGGCGCGCTCATGATCTCGCGCACCGGCGTACCGACCGAAGAACGGCCCTGGAGCACGACCTTGCGCGCATAGTCGCGCTCACTGATGACGCCGACCACCTGCCCGCCTTCGATGACGGGCAACGCGCCGACGTTTTTCTCGGCCATCATTTTCAGGGCATCGAGGACCATCTGATCCGGTGCGATGCTGTGCACCTGCTGGTTTTGCACGACTTTCAGTTTGAGCAACTGTGCGGCTGTCTTCATCAACGTTCTCCGATACGGTTCAGGGCAGCAATCAAGCCGCCGCGACTTCCACGACGCCGGCGTTCAGGCGCACCGGCCATACGCGCAAGCGCTGCTCCGGGTACTCCAGGCAACTGCCGTCTTCAAGACGAAAATGCTGTTTGTAGATTGGCGACGCCACCACCAGATCACCCTTGAGGCTGCCGATCAGTCCGCGGCCGATGACGTTCGCGCCCGATTGCGGATCATGGTTGTCGATGGCGTAAAGGGTGCGACCCTCGGCCTGCGGCAGGTAGAACAGCGCCACCTGCGCGCCGTCGAGCCAGACGACGACGCCGGAGTTGCTGACCAGATCCTGCTGGCTGCACACCGCCTGCCAGACCTGAGCATTGGCCGCGATTGCAGGGGCTTCGACACGCTGGGTAGTGGACTGGCTCATCAGGCATTCTCCTCGGTGACAGGGATAAGGTTGAGTTCGGCGGCCATGATCGGCCGACGTTGACCGCGCTCCTGAACAAAATGAATGTCCGGGTCCGGGCG is a genomic window containing:
- a CDS encoding CBS domain-containing protein is translated as MKTAAQLLKLKVVQNQQVHSIAPDQMVLDALKMMAEKNVGALPVIEGGQVVGVISERDYARKVVLQGRSSVGTPVREIMSAPVVTADSLQSIERCMEVMTDSHLRHLPVLESGELIGLLSIGDLVKEAIVEQADLIRQLEHYIRGH
- the nirD gene encoding nitrite reductase small subunit NirD — protein: MSQSTTQRVEAPAIAANAQVWQAVCSQQDLVSNSGVVVWLDGAQVALFYLPQAEGRTLYAIDNHDPQSGANVIGRGLIGSLKGDLVVASPIYKQHFRLEDGSCLEYPEQRLRVWPVRLNAGVVEVAAA